From the Bacillus sp. FJAT-22090 genome, the window TCCTGAAATATGTAAGGAAGATGAACTTGTTGAAGCAAACGGTTTGTTGGACACTACACTAAGACTTATGAGTATTATCGCTCCAGGAATTACATCTTTATTACTTTTGATTATTCCGATGCAATATATCTATTTAGTGTCTTCTATCATGTTTTTGATAAGTTTTATCTCACTTTCCAGAATGCCTGTTATGAGTATTAATAAAATGGCAACATGGTCAAAAAAGTTTTGGTGGGAAGAACTAAAAGAGGGATACAGAGTTTTCTTTAGTTTTCCCCTTCTGCTTAGACTAACTGTACTCTCATCAACAGTTCAGTTTGCTGTAGGAGCTACGATGGTTTTAAGCTTACCCTTTATACAAGGGGAACTTGGTGGCCAACCATGGCAATATGCAATATTTAAAGGTGCTTTTCCTGTGGGTTATGTTTTAGGTACGGTACTACTTTTAAAAATACCCAAAACTCCATCGGTTATGTACCTAGGATTACTTGGTGGAGGATTATCGTTTATTCTTTTATTCTTTGTACAAACAATTCAATTCGCTTGGTTATGTGAATTAATGGGAGGGCTATTATTTCCTCTTTTTAATGCACAAAGTGCCGCCATTTTCCAACAAGAAGCTCCTCGTAATCGTTTAACTCAACTAAGTGCTGTTCGTCTTTTTATATTTAGAGTATCTATGCCTGTTGGGATATTATTTGCTTCATCAGCTTTTTTCGATATTAGCACTCGGAGCATGTACCTCATTATCGGTTTATCAATTGTACTTCCTGCCATGTTCTTCTTAATTAGTTCAGTTAACCACTTAAATAAATTTTTTATTGGTGTAAAGGAGAAATAACAATCAGTTTCTATTAAAAGAGCGTTCTTAGTGTTTTACCCTCTTTTTGTTGAACCTTTTGAACTAACGGGCAGTTTAGTTCAATAAGCAGGAGTTTTTGAAAAGATGAAGAAGCATTTGCTATATGGGGAAATATAGCTAAAAACTATTCTCATGAGGAGTGGTTTAATAGAAGAACATCAGTACAAAAACAAGTTGGAGAAGCATGAGAAACATTTATACAATATGTGTTGATTATAATATACAAAAATCAGGAGGTAATTATATGGGAAAATCTATAAATTACACGATAGAACCCCCTAATAACTTTGAGCAATTACTAACCTTATATGAATCTTTAGGATGGAATTCACTTAAATTAACAAGTAATTATTTGGAGCGAATGTGCAATCAAAGTTGGTATGCGATTTACGCATTTGATGAAAAACAATTAGTCGGTATGGGACGTGTTATTTCAGACGGTGTAATAACTGGATTAGTTTGTGGATTGTGTGTTCTACCAAGCTATCAGTCAGAAGGAATCGGCAAGGAAATGGTGAATCGAATAATTCAACATTGTGAGCAAAATCGGGTAATTCCTCAATTAATGTGTGTGGAAAGTTTAGAACCATATTATGAAACTTTTGGGTTTAGGAAATTCACTATCGGGATGTCAAAAAATATAAATAGATAGATTTAATTTGATTTCTTGATTTAACTAAAGGATGTTTAAGTTAATGATCATGGGTTGCTTAGGCAGCTCTTTTTTCTTATTGAACTAAAGAGGCAGTTTAGTTAAAAGGAGTATTTTGAAATGTTATTGAATAAGTTAATAAATGTAAAAAATATTAGGTTTGTTGTTTTAAAGGGTGTTGTGAATTACAACTTGAAAAGAAGATTGGAACCCTACGTTCTATTCAAAACATGCTTCAAATCTATTAGTAATTTCTGATGAAGAGATAAGTAACTATTTACGTTTTTTCATAAACTGAACAGAATCAGCAATAAAAAAGGGGATATAAAAATGAGTTTACAAATTTATAGCAAAAAACGTTCTATACAAAGTTATCTTTTTGAAAAATATCTAACTTTGCGAAATACAAAAAAGGGTTTTTCCACTATTGAACATACCTCGCAGTTCGTAAAACAAAGGGGAACTGAAAATATTAAGCCATATGTTATAGGGAATGTTAAATTTTCCACCGATATTAAGGAGCAAGTAATTGAGGACATAAAGGTTTTTACATTAAATGACCAAAAATCTTTGAAACAAAAAGTAATTCTCTATATACATGGAGGTGCCTGGACTAATCAACCTTTAATTTTTCACTGGAGGTTCATGGATAAAATGGCTCAATCATTAAATGCAAAAATTATTGCTCCTATTTACCCTAAAGTACCTAATTTTAATTATCAGCACACCTACCCAAAACTCTTAAACCTATATAAAGAAATCCTTGGAACAGTTGAAAGTCCTATACAACTGACCATCATGGGGGATTCGGCAGGAGGAAATATATCACTTGGTTTGGCACATCTCTTAAAGACGAATAATATACCTCAACCAAAAGATATCATTTTGTTATCTGCATGTGTTGATATGGGGCTTGATAACCCTCTAATACCTGAATATGAAAAAAAGGACCCAATGTTGGCTATTGGAGGAATGGAAGTGATTACAAAGATTTGGGCAGCTGATAAGAACATAGATGACCCATTAATTAGTCCAATCTATGGTAACTTTAAAGGACTTGGGAAAATCACTCACTTTATTGGAACACACGAAGGTTTATATCCAGATGCTATGAAACTTGATGAAAAACTAACAGAGCAAGGAATTGAAATCAATACATTTGTATATCCAAAAATGAATCATGTGTTTGTTGTAATGCCAATCCCTGAAGCTAAAGATGCTCAACAAAAAATTATTGAGATCATTAATAACTAATTGAGGTCTTTCAACTGCAAATTATTAGAGACCTAGAGCGTCATTTAGGCAGCATTTTTGTCATTAAATGCTCAGGTTATAAGATTTTGAAGGTTTGCATTTAAACTAACGGGTGCAAAAAGTATGACACGGAGAACCCAGTATCATTACTAACACTGACTACCTTATGAATTAATCGAACGAGAGAAATCGCAATTGTCGCGAGGGGCACTTGGCAGAATTCCTTTATCACCTTTTCTTTTTAAAATCCCATAGAAGTACCATTAAGGAATTACCCTCGGTTAAGCTGTTAAAAGGACCAATTAATTAAAATGATCCTTTTATTTGCCTCTAAACTAAAACTAGTAAATTTATACAATATTTTATACTGTTTTGAAAACGGATTGCAGTTGTGAATCGTCTAATAGTCAAAGAGAATCAGAGGGGAATAAGGGATGGATCGTGTTTTGGCGGAACAAGAATTGCGTCTGGTCTTATCTATAAAGACCTATTTAACAAAGAACACTATAAATAAATGCATGGATTATATAAAAAGCTGGCGCTATCGAAGTTATCATCTACCGATACTTTGAGGAGTTATCTATTGTAGAAATTGCCCAGATGTTATCGATATCTTCCAACACAGTAAAGACCAGACTAAAGAAATCTCGTGCACTGTTAAAAGAACAATTGAAACATAAGCAATGGGAGGAGCTTCTAAATGAAGGGAATTAAGCGTCAGCTGAACGCTATATTGAGTGATACATCCAAAAGGGGTAATCGTGTACAAGAAGGAGTAAATTTGAAATTGGGAAAACAACATCAAAACATACAAGTAGTAGGCTGGCGATATTATGCAACGATCACTGCTTTTATAAGTCTAATAGCATTTTGTATCTATTTAATTCCATTCGGTAATGTTGTAGATAATGTAAGCATGACAGAACTGGAACCTCCATTAACTGTACCCGCAATAGAAGATGTCGATGAAAAACTAGCTTTAGAAAAGGGAGATTATTACGAGATATTAAGACAATATTTCTTTCCTGATGGATCGAAGGCAACATTTTTAGGTGGATTTGAAAATGGTGGCGTCAAAATAGAAACAACTTGGTTAGATGATCATTATGTTCGACAAAATATCATTAATGATGGAGGAAATGTAGAACGTATTTATCGTTTAAAGGATAACCATATAGAAATAGTTTATGAGGAAATGGCAGATGGAGTACCCCGAATCCAATGGACTATTGAAAAACTAAATAAACTTCCCGTGAAGGAAATTTTATTCGAAGCTCCTTTTGAAGTAGGCAATCAATATGGAGATTGGTCTGTAATCGAAACCTCCGGTGAAGTAACAACAACCTATGGTAGTTTTTCGGATGTTCTGATTTTAGAATGTGCAGACAACGAGAATAATAGATGGATGAGGAGATACTATGTACGAGGTTTTGGTGAGGTGAAATGGGAGTTTGCAGAGCTTAATAAGGGGACTGGAGAATACGAAGTTATTTTGAATACTGATTTGTCGACAATAACCCCCTCAGTACTAGAAGAAAAGTCTATGTCACTTTTTGAAAGTGATGTAGAAACTAATTATGAACCTAATTCACATTCTGAATGGAAAAAATCTCCTGAAGGTTTAAAGCAAGCAACAATTGCCGGTCGAGGAGAATTAGCAGAGGAAGAAGGGGAAGCAGTTCTAGTTATTGAAAACTTTAATACAAATGAATCCGTCATTTACAAACTCAAAGATAATATTGATGGTCAATACACTCCTAAGTATGTGGAATGGATAGATGAAAACCGACTTTTTGTGATAGTTGGATTTGCACACGGCACTGTAACAAGAGGTGGTCAACTGTATGAGATGAACATAAAAGAGTATACGACGGTTCCAGTACTTGAAGACTTGAAAGAAAACGAAGAAATTATGGATATCAAGGGCAATGGGGAAGGTAAATTCACCTATCGAAAACATGTTTATGACGATGAATATTACAGTGAAGGTCATATAGAGGAAGAGACAATTACAGTTCCTTACAATTAATTAGTTAGTTTTTAGATATACTAAAAAGTTAGTCAACTTGACACTCATAATTTCATATTTGCGTTTAGGTATTAAATATAAGAGGGTGGGATATTAGATGAGTGAGAAATTATATAATTTAATTAAAGCAGTTTGTTTAATAGTCATTGCATTCGCTAGTGTAATAATATCTATGCAACTTACGCACATCGGATATTTGCTAAAAGCTATTGGACATTAAAAGACTATCATAAGAACAAATAGGGCAGGTTAGTTCAATAAGAAACGTGTTAAAAATAAAAAAACATACAAGGTGCTTATAAATTTAACTAGTGTGTTGATCTAATGAGGATTAATGCACTTTTTTATTGAATTCCAATTTATATAATTGCACAACTACAATTATTTGACTTTCACATGTAAATATTGCATGATCCGGTTCCTTTATCACGCAACCATGCAATTGCATATGCTTGACGAGCAACCGTAGAGTTGCTTATTCTCGATATATGAATTGGGACAACGAATCTATATTCAAAGCACTTGGCGACTCGACTCGACGGCTAATATTAGACGAACTTTCCGAACGCAACGAGCAGACGTTGTATGAACTTACGGTACGTCTTATTACGAAGCACGACCTTTCCATTTCTCGACAGGCGATAGCTAAACATCTTTCTGTATTGGAAGATGCAGGGCTCGTAAAATCAAAACGAAAGGGTAATATCGAGTACTTATTTTCAACAACGAACCACTTAAAAATTTGCTGAAAGGATGGATAGAGTTATTTTATTTAAAATATTTCTGAAGAATGTATGGTTTTTTCTGCTTGTTGCCAGATTGTGAGCAGAGTCCCATACGTCGCAACTATCAAAGGAGGCAAAAACATTATGAAAATCATTGTTACCAGTATATTCGTAGAAGACCAAGATAAGGCACTAGCATTTTAT encodes:
- a CDS encoding MFS transporter; translation: MRKLSKSFQALWVGQIVSEFGGAAGGIINGLLLYELTGSKEWMATIWLIYFIPSLLLQSISAPFLNHVVKEKMLRNIQLVRAGAYLIPLAGYLIGSEIGIMIGLVLLQCVLGLMQPIYASLSFSLIPEICKEDELVEANGLLDTTLRLMSIIAPGITSLLLLIIPMQYIYLVSSIMFLISFISLSRMPVMSINKMATWSKKFWWEELKEGYRVFFSFPLLLRLTVLSSTVQFAVGATMVLSLPFIQGELGGQPWQYAIFKGAFPVGYVLGTVLLLKIPKTPSVMYLGLLGGGLSFILLFFVQTIQFAWLCELMGGLLFPLFNAQSAAIFQQEAPRNRLTQLSAVRLFIFRVSMPVGILFASSAFFDISTRSMYLIIGLSIVLPAMFFLISSVNHLNKFFIGVKEK
- a CDS encoding RNA polymerase sigma factor — translated: MYRYFEELSIVEIAQMLSISSNTVKTRLKKSRALLKEQLKHKQWEELLNEGN
- a CDS encoding GNAT family N-acetyltransferase, which gives rise to MGKSINYTIEPPNNFEQLLTLYESLGWNSLKLTSNYLERMCNQSWYAIYAFDEKQLVGMGRVISDGVITGLVCGLCVLPSYQSEGIGKEMVNRIIQHCEQNRVIPQLMCVESLEPYYETFGFRKFTIGMSKNINR
- a CDS encoding alpha/beta hydrolase fold domain-containing protein, translating into MSLQIYSKKRSIQSYLFEKYLTLRNTKKGFSTIEHTSQFVKQRGTENIKPYVIGNVKFSTDIKEQVIEDIKVFTLNDQKSLKQKVILYIHGGAWTNQPLIFHWRFMDKMAQSLNAKIIAPIYPKVPNFNYQHTYPKLLNLYKEILGTVESPIQLTIMGDSAGGNISLGLAHLLKTNNIPQPKDIILLSACVDMGLDNPLIPEYEKKDPMLAIGGMEVITKIWAADKNIDDPLISPIYGNFKGLGKITHFIGTHEGLYPDAMKLDEKLTEQGIEINTFVYPKMNHVFVVMPIPEAKDAQQKIIEIINN
- a CDS encoding DUF4652 domain-containing protein, whose product is MKGIKRQLNAILSDTSKRGNRVQEGVNLKLGKQHQNIQVVGWRYYATITAFISLIAFCIYLIPFGNVVDNVSMTELEPPLTVPAIEDVDEKLALEKGDYYEILRQYFFPDGSKATFLGGFENGGVKIETTWLDDHYVRQNIINDGGNVERIYRLKDNHIEIVYEEMADGVPRIQWTIEKLNKLPVKEILFEAPFEVGNQYGDWSVIETSGEVTTTYGSFSDVLILECADNENNRWMRRYYVRGFGEVKWEFAELNKGTGEYEVILNTDLSTITPSVLEEKSMSLFESDVETNYEPNSHSEWKKSPEGLKQATIAGRGELAEEEGEAVLVIENFNTNESVIYKLKDNIDGQYTPKYVEWIDENRLFVIVGFAHGTVTRGGQLYEMNIKEYTTVPVLEDLKENEEIMDIKGNGEGKFTYRKHVYDDEYYSEGHIEEETITVPYN